In Novipirellula galeiformis, one DNA window encodes the following:
- a CDS encoding NAD(P)/FAD-dependent oxidoreductase yields the protein MKSSYDCVVVGGGPGGCSAAAITAEGGLSTLLIERDPFPRFHIGESLMPEVYWPLQRLGMISRMQQAGFQAKKSVQFVTHRGTESAPFFFREHDMRECSSTWQVERSEFDKMLFDRAEELGADCFDRTRLLDVRFDEMQKVIGVTVRDKDGNDHAIDCPVVIDATGQQSFIANKLGLRQVNPDLRKVAVWSYYRDALRGEGDNEGATIILNTESKDSWFWFIPLSRGITSIGCVGDTDYMLKGRGKPEQVYFEEMERCPGLQSRLENATRLGDIRTAKEFSYMTTQHAGDGWVLVGDALGFLDPVYSSGVYFALEMGVRAADAVVDGFKKNDFSASQLGRWTPEFLEGMQWLRKLVYAFYRKEFSIGRFMKEHPEHRGRVTDLLIGRIFDESSEQLFRDMDHSIAKAQKAM from the coding sequence ATGAAGTCAAGTTACGATTGCGTGGTCGTCGGCGGCGGACCCGGCGGATGCTCGGCAGCGGCGATCACCGCAGAAGGAGGCCTTTCGACGCTACTGATTGAACGCGATCCGTTTCCTCGTTTCCATATTGGTGAATCGCTGATGCCAGAAGTTTACTGGCCCCTACAGCGACTCGGCATGATCTCGCGGATGCAGCAGGCTGGCTTTCAAGCCAAAAAAAGTGTCCAGTTCGTGACCCATCGTGGCACCGAATCGGCGCCTTTCTTTTTTCGCGAACACGACATGCGCGAGTGCAGCAGCACATGGCAAGTCGAACGCAGCGAATTCGACAAAATGCTGTTTGATCGCGCTGAAGAATTGGGGGCGGATTGTTTTGATCGAACTCGATTGCTCGATGTCCGTTTTGACGAAATGCAAAAAGTGATCGGAGTCACCGTCCGCGACAAAGACGGAAACGACCACGCAATCGATTGCCCGGTCGTAATTGACGCGACTGGTCAACAGTCGTTTATCGCAAACAAGCTGGGATTACGGCAAGTCAACCCAGACCTTCGCAAGGTGGCCGTGTGGTCCTACTACCGTGACGCCCTCCGTGGCGAAGGGGACAACGAAGGAGCGACCATCATCCTGAATACCGAATCAAAGGACTCCTGGTTTTGGTTCATTCCCCTGTCACGCGGGATCACTAGCATTGGCTGCGTGGGGGATACCGATTACATGCTCAAAGGACGAGGCAAACCCGAGCAAGTTTACTTTGAGGAAATGGAGCGCTGTCCCGGCTTGCAATCTCGTCTGGAGAATGCGACTCGACTTGGCGATATCCGCACCGCAAAAGAATTCTCGTACATGACCACACAACATGCCGGCGATGGGTGGGTGTTGGTTGGTGATGCGCTCGGCTTCCTCGATCCCGTCTATTCCTCGGGCGTCTACTTTGCGCTGGAGATGGGAGTGCGAGCGGCAGACGCGGTGGTCGACGGATTCAAGAAAAACGACTTCAGTGCGTCACAACTTGGGCGATGGACACCCGAGTTTCTCGAGGGCATGCAGTGGTTACGTAAACTCGTGTACGCGTTCTATCGCAAAGAGTTTAGTATTGGACGCTTCATGAAAGAGCATCCCGAGCATCGAGGTCGTGTCACCGATTTGTTGATCGGACGGATCTTTGATGAGAGTTCCGAACAACTGTTTCGTGACATGGACCATTCCATCGCCAAGGCGCAAAAGGCGATGTAA
- a CDS encoding DNA gyrase subunit B produces the protein MSDDPQSEPLSDDANPSVDANATPEVEAVTDAAETQQVAAIQVSISPKANSEYTDKDLQHLSDLEHVRERPGMYIGDTSNRGLHHLVYEVVDNSIDEAMADFASAVSVTVHTDGSVTVEDDGRGIPVTRHDQLSEELDREVSTLEGVMTVLKFGGKFEKGAYQTSGGLHGVGVTVVNFLSQWAEVEVSRDGFTWTQEYERGVPTGPVVKGRATKRTGTKTTFKADNQIFSVSKYNFDTLFKRLQELAFLNSGVHIKFHDERNGEGGDFKYERGIIEFVEHLNRASDVLHSDVIQLQGDKDGTQFDIAMQYSAEYTENVQSYVNNIHTIEGGTHVSGFRSALTRTLNNYGKKENLFKGSAVPGGDDFREGITAVISVRVPHPQFEGQTKTKLGNSDVESIVNAGVGEQLAKYFEENPRVAKTIVRKGLLAAEAREAARKAKDLLRNRKNALGGGGLPGKLRDCISKKMEECEVYLVEGDSAGGSAEGGRMRQYQAILPLRGKIINAYKSREDKVLANEEVQSMIQAIGIGIGEDQDLTKRRYNKIIIMTDADVDGSHIRTLLLCFFYRQMYQLVAAGHVYVAQPPLFRVQHGKSRYYIQSDEEMKSQLLERGLNDTIFEAEDGRRAEGDTMRQLCTTLASMEDAILALERRGFSLRIHAVRQDPVTGRLPALLLTYENEEHWFHNQEEVETMLNDKGWRLDSEESEEDQLKLTSDDAGEKAKEEPETPEVLAHLAELHEVRTINSGLKDLLPLQFTLEDLIPIERTGSTTARFELVRGEDFRRPLEDLRELLPEVRAAGEKGLQVTRFKGLGEMNAEELRETTLDPVNRTLVKVNMTDLGAADEMFRLLMGEKVEPRREFIEKHALDVRNLDV, from the coding sequence ATGAGCGACGACCCACAATCGGAACCCCTCTCCGACGATGCAAATCCTTCTGTTGATGCAAACGCAACCCCCGAAGTTGAGGCAGTGACCGATGCTGCTGAGACTCAGCAAGTTGCCGCTATCCAGGTTTCGATTTCTCCCAAAGCCAACTCGGAATACACCGACAAGGATTTGCAGCACCTTTCGGACTTAGAGCATGTCCGCGAGCGTCCCGGGATGTATATCGGCGATACATCGAATCGTGGTCTGCATCACCTGGTCTACGAAGTGGTCGACAACTCGATCGACGAAGCGATGGCTGATTTCGCCAGCGCCGTTTCGGTCACCGTCCATACCGACGGTAGCGTGACGGTCGAGGATGACGGTCGCGGTATCCCGGTCACACGCCATGACCAACTCTCGGAGGAACTCGATCGAGAGGTCAGTACGCTTGAAGGCGTGATGACGGTACTCAAGTTTGGAGGCAAATTTGAAAAAGGCGCCTATCAAACTTCGGGCGGGTTGCACGGCGTCGGCGTCACCGTCGTCAACTTTTTGAGCCAATGGGCCGAGGTTGAGGTCAGCCGCGATGGATTTACGTGGACCCAAGAATACGAGCGTGGTGTGCCCACCGGTCCGGTCGTGAAAGGACGTGCGACGAAACGCACCGGTACGAAGACCACCTTCAAGGCCGACAATCAGATCTTCAGTGTTTCGAAGTACAACTTCGACACCCTCTTCAAGCGTCTGCAAGAGCTCGCGTTCTTGAATAGCGGCGTGCACATCAAATTTCATGATGAACGCAATGGCGAGGGAGGCGACTTCAAATACGAGCGTGGGATTATCGAATTCGTCGAACATCTCAATCGCGCCAGCGATGTGTTGCACAGCGACGTGATCCAATTGCAAGGCGACAAGGACGGGACTCAGTTCGACATCGCGATGCAGTACAGTGCCGAGTACACCGAGAACGTCCAATCGTATGTGAACAACATTCACACGATCGAAGGGGGCACGCACGTCTCGGGGTTCCGCTCCGCATTGACGCGGACGCTAAACAACTACGGCAAGAAAGAAAACTTATTCAAAGGCTCGGCCGTCCCCGGTGGCGACGATTTCCGCGAGGGGATCACCGCCGTCATTAGCGTGCGAGTCCCGCATCCGCAATTCGAAGGGCAAACAAAAACCAAGCTCGGTAATAGCGACGTCGAAAGCATCGTCAATGCGGGCGTGGGCGAGCAATTGGCAAAGTACTTTGAAGAGAACCCGCGGGTTGCCAAAACGATCGTGCGCAAAGGCTTGCTCGCTGCTGAAGCCCGTGAAGCAGCTCGGAAAGCAAAAGACCTGCTGCGGAATCGAAAAAATGCACTCGGCGGCGGCGGTTTGCCAGGCAAACTTCGCGATTGCATCAGCAAAAAGATGGAAGAGTGCGAAGTCTATTTGGTGGAAGGTGACTCTGCGGGTGGATCGGCCGAAGGGGGGCGGATGCGGCAATACCAAGCGATCTTGCCACTGCGAGGTAAGATCATCAACGCTTACAAGAGTCGCGAAGACAAAGTGCTTGCCAACGAGGAAGTCCAATCGATGATCCAAGCGATCGGGATTGGCATCGGTGAAGACCAAGATTTGACCAAGCGTCGCTACAACAAAATCATCATCATGACCGACGCGGACGTGGACGGCAGCCACATTCGCACGTTGTTGCTCTGCTTCTTCTATCGTCAAATGTATCAATTGGTTGCCGCCGGACACGTTTACGTTGCCCAACCTCCTTTGTTCCGCGTTCAACACGGCAAGTCGCGCTATTACATTCAAAGCGATGAAGAGATGAAGTCTCAATTGCTTGAACGGGGTTTGAACGACACGATCTTCGAGGCCGAAGACGGTCGCCGCGCCGAAGGCGATACGATGCGCCAATTGTGTACCACGTTGGCCTCGATGGAAGATGCGATTTTGGCGCTCGAGCGACGTGGGTTTAGTCTGCGAATTCACGCGGTACGCCAAGATCCCGTGACCGGTCGATTGCCTGCACTCTTGTTGACCTACGAAAACGAAGAGCACTGGTTCCACAACCAAGAGGAAGTGGAAACGATGCTCAACGACAAGGGATGGCGACTCGATAGCGAGGAGAGCGAAGAAGACCAGCTCAAATTGACCTCGGATGACGCGGGCGAAAAAGCAAAAGAGGAACCGGAGACCCCCGAAGTGCTTGCTCACTTGGCCGAACTTCATGAAGTACGGACGATCAACAGCGGCTTGAAGGACCTCCTGCCGCTGCAGTTCACTTTGGAGGATTTGATTCCGATCGAACGAACCGGATCAACGACGGCGCGGTTCGAGTTGGTGCGGGGAGAAGATTTTCGGCGACCGTTGGAAGACCTTCGCGAACTGCTTCCCGAAGTCCGCGCCGCAGGTGAGAAAGGTCTGCAGGTCACCCGCTTTAAAGGGCTTGGTGAAATGAACGCGGAAGAGCTCCGCGAAACGACCCTCGACCCCGTCAACCGAACGCTTGTGAAGGTCAACATGACCGACCTCGGTGCGGCCGACGAAATGTTTCGTTTGTTGATGGGTGAAAAAGTCGAACCCCGCCGCGAATTCATCGAAAAGCACGCACTCGATGTGCGTAACTTGGACGTGTAA